Proteins from one Streptomyces sp. NBC_00390 genomic window:
- a CDS encoding glycoside hydrolase family 31 protein → MDGRDLVHSLRFFGTVRGLRAARSAWRRYRTDAVGLPARGPERARVPGPVTEAEPLPGGGIVRFARSELRIMVAAGGAVFWGWDGARPEPSYALAGDAPEPDTRAGLEPDKDGGWRVVSERVRVEVSRHGAIEVRTPGGVVLRRDLPPRWWEPAQGGPARWVQRSEVPADARFFGLGGRAAGPRLPDGTYRLWNTDPKGSFAPGDDPLYITMPVQMVVSDAGTHLAFHDNSWDGRVTLREGEEGAGSGHDRPGTSEVRMDGGPLRCWVVAGTPARVLGGWAQLTGAPALPPSWALGPQHARWGFGSERAVRQIVAGYRDQGLPLSAVHLDIDHYDAHQVFTVDQQHFPDLPGLAKDLREDGVRLVSIVDPAVKAEPGNAVYDSGSAAGAFVRDASGREVHGVVWPGDCVYPDFTDPLVRQWWGDLYEERLAQGFSGVWHDMNEPVAFTPFGDMTLPRSARHALEGRGGDHREAHNVYGLAMAQAGYEALRRLRPDERPFLFSRSGWAGMQRYGGTWSGDVSSSWPGLRASLGLVLGLGLCGVPYSGPDVGGFDGSPSPELYLRWFQLGAYLPLFRTHSAIDAGRREPWEFGPEVLAHARTALLERERLWPYFVTLAHLARTTGAPYVRPVWWGAPEDRVLRDCEDEFLLGDALLVAPVLDRGTDRRAVRLPRGRWYDTATGVAYDGPGQVLVDAPLSRIPVLARAGAVLPVQGGDGVELEVWAPAAGRRGGGLVVRDVGDGWAKAKIERYASRLEGGQVVVERITNAGRVKTEVPARVRGPA, encoded by the coding sequence ATGGACGGTCGTGATCTGGTGCACTCGCTGAGGTTCTTCGGCACGGTGAGGGGGCTGCGGGCGGCACGCTCCGCGTGGCGGCGGTACAGGACGGATGCCGTGGGGCTGCCGGCCCGGGGTCCGGAGCGGGCGAGGGTGCCCGGCCCGGTGACCGAGGCCGAGCCGCTGCCGGGTGGCGGGATCGTCCGCTTCGCCCGCTCCGAACTGCGGATCATGGTCGCGGCGGGCGGGGCGGTGTTCTGGGGCTGGGACGGGGCGCGGCCCGAACCGTCGTACGCGCTGGCCGGCGATGCGCCCGAACCCGACACGCGGGCCGGGCTGGAGCCGGACAAGGACGGCGGCTGGCGCGTGGTGTCGGAGCGGGTGAGGGTCGAGGTGTCCCGGCACGGCGCGATCGAGGTCCGTACCCCGGGCGGCGTGGTGCTGCGCCGGGATCTGCCACCCCGCTGGTGGGAGCCGGCCCAGGGCGGCCCGGCTCGCTGGGTGCAGCGCAGCGAGGTCCCGGCGGATGCGCGGTTCTTCGGTCTGGGCGGCCGGGCAGCGGGGCCCCGGCTGCCGGACGGGACCTACCGGCTGTGGAACACCGACCCCAAGGGGAGCTTCGCACCCGGCGACGATCCGCTCTACATCACGATGCCGGTGCAGATGGTGGTGTCCGACGCGGGGACGCATCTGGCCTTCCACGACAACTCCTGGGACGGCCGCGTCACCCTGCGCGAGGGCGAGGAGGGCGCGGGTTCCGGTCACGACCGGCCGGGCACGAGCGAGGTCCGGATGGACGGCGGGCCGCTGCGCTGCTGGGTGGTGGCCGGTACGCCGGCCCGCGTCCTCGGCGGGTGGGCGCAGCTGACGGGAGCCCCGGCACTGCCGCCGTCCTGGGCCCTGGGCCCGCAGCACGCCCGCTGGGGGTTCGGCAGCGAGCGGGCGGTACGGCAGATCGTGGCCGGGTACCGGGACCAGGGCCTGCCGCTGTCCGCGGTCCATCTGGACATCGACCACTACGACGCCCATCAGGTGTTCACGGTCGACCAGCAGCACTTCCCCGATCTGCCCGGACTGGCGAAGGATCTGCGCGAGGACGGGGTACGGCTGGTGTCCATCGTCGATCCGGCCGTGAAGGCGGAGCCGGGCAACGCGGTGTACGACAGCGGGTCGGCGGCCGGTGCGTTCGTGCGGGACGCGAGCGGCCGTGAGGTGCACGGGGTCGTCTGGCCGGGCGACTGCGTCTACCCGGACTTCACCGATCCGCTGGTACGTCAGTGGTGGGGCGATCTGTACGAGGAGCGGCTCGCGCAGGGCTTCTCGGGCGTGTGGCACGACATGAACGAGCCTGTGGCGTTCACACCGTTCGGCGACATGACGCTGCCGCGCTCCGCCCGGCATGCGCTCGAGGGGCGCGGCGGCGATCACCGGGAGGCCCACAACGTGTACGGCCTCGCCATGGCGCAGGCCGGGTACGAGGCGCTGCGCCGGCTGCGGCCGGACGAGCGTCCCTTCCTGTTCTCCCGTTCGGGCTGGGCCGGCATGCAGAGATACGGCGGGACCTGGTCGGGGGACGTGTCGTCGTCCTGGCCCGGGCTGCGGGCCTCGCTGGGGCTGGTGCTGGGGCTGGGGCTGTGCGGAGTGCCGTACTCGGGTCCCGATGTGGGCGGCTTCGACGGCAGCCCGTCGCCGGAGCTGTATCTGCGCTGGTTCCAGCTCGGCGCGTATCTGCCGCTGTTCCGTACGCACTCCGCGATCGACGCGGGCCGCAGGGAGCCTTGGGAGTTCGGGCCCGAGGTGCTGGCGCACGCGCGGACGGCGCTGCTCGAACGCGAGCGGCTGTGGCCCTACTTCGTCACGCTGGCGCACCTGGCCCGCACGACGGGTGCGCCGTACGTGCGCCCGGTGTGGTGGGGCGCTCCGGAGGACCGGGTGCTGCGGGACTGCGAGGACGAGTTTCTGCTGGGCGACGCATTGCTCGTGGCACCGGTGCTGGACCGGGGGACGGACCGGCGTGCGGTGCGGCTGCCGCGCGGCCGCTGGTACGACACCGCGACCGGCGTGGCGTACGACGGACCCGGCCAGGTCCTGGTGGACGCGCCGCTCTCACGTATCCCGGTGCTGGCCCGCGCGGGAGCGGTGCTTCCGGTGCAGGGCGGCGACGGGGTCGAACTCGAGGTGTGGGCGCCGGCGGCCGGGCGCAGGGGTGGGGGGCTGGTCGTCCGGGACGTGGGCGACGGCTGGGCGAAGGCGAAGATCGAGCGCTATGCGTCGCGGCTGGAGGGCGGCCAGGTGGTGGTGGAACGGATCACGAACGCGGGCCGGGTGAAGACGGAGGTACCGGCGCGGGTACGAGGGCCGGCCTGA
- a CDS encoding acetoacetate--CoA ligase: MTAAANPAPLWQPDPERIAAARITRFQAWAAERHGAPAEGGYAALHRWSVDELETFWRAVADWFDIRFSTPYERVLADPAMPGARWFPGATLNYAEHALRTAEDPARAHDAALVHVDETHEPTTITWSELRRQVGALAAELRALGLRPGDRVSGYLPNVPQAVTALLATAAVGAVWTSCAPDFGARSVLDRFQQVEPVVLFTVDGYRYGGKEHDRTDTVAELRRELPTLRAVIHIPLLGTEAPEGALEWSAVTAGTAASSDGEPVFEQVPFDHPLWVLYSSGTTGLPKAIVQSQGGILLEHFKQLGLHCDLGPEDRFFWYTSTGWMMWNFLVSGLLTGTTVVLYDGSPGYPDTGAQWRIAERTGATLFGTSAAYVMACAKAEVHPARDFDLSRVKCVATTGSPLPPDGFRWLHDEVAEDLWIASVSGGTDVCSCFAGAVPTLPVHIGELQAACLGTDLQSWDPHGKPLIGEVGELVVTNPMPSMPVRFWNDPDGSRYRDSYFEMFPGVWRHGDWITITDHGSVVIHGRSDSTLNRQGVRMGSADIYEAVERLPEIRESLVIGLEEPDGGYWMPLFVHLADGATLDDGLRRRITQTIRENLSPRHVPDDIIEVPGVPHTLTGKRIEVPVKRLLQGTALAKAVNPGSVDNLELLRFYEELARSRSGE; the protein is encoded by the coding sequence ATGACCGCAGCAGCGAACCCTGCCCCTCTGTGGCAGCCCGACCCCGAGCGCATCGCGGCCGCCCGGATCACCCGGTTCCAGGCGTGGGCCGCCGAGCGCCACGGGGCACCGGCCGAGGGCGGCTACGCCGCGCTGCACCGCTGGTCCGTCGATGAACTGGAGACGTTCTGGCGGGCCGTCGCCGACTGGTTCGACATCCGCTTCTCGACGCCGTACGAACGCGTGCTGGCCGATCCCGCCATGCCCGGCGCCCGCTGGTTCCCCGGTGCCACCCTCAACTACGCCGAGCATGCGCTGCGCACGGCAGAGGACCCGGCCCGCGCCCATGACGCCGCCCTTGTGCATGTGGACGAGACACATGAACCCACCACCATCACCTGGTCGGAGCTCCGCCGCCAGGTCGGCGCACTCGCCGCCGAACTGCGCGCGCTCGGCTTGCGCCCCGGCGACCGCGTCAGCGGCTACCTCCCCAATGTCCCGCAGGCCGTCACCGCGCTGCTGGCCACCGCCGCCGTCGGAGCCGTGTGGACCTCCTGCGCCCCCGACTTCGGCGCCCGCAGCGTCCTCGACCGCTTCCAGCAGGTCGAGCCGGTCGTGCTGTTCACCGTCGACGGCTACCGCTACGGAGGCAAGGAGCACGACCGCACCGACACGGTCGCCGAACTGCGCCGCGAGCTGCCCACCCTGCGCGCCGTGATCCACATCCCGCTGCTGGGCACCGAGGCTCCCGAGGGCGCCCTCGAGTGGTCCGCCGTGACCGCAGGGACTGCGGCATCCAGCGACGGGGAGCCCGTCTTCGAGCAGGTGCCGTTCGACCATCCGCTGTGGGTCCTCTACTCCTCCGGCACCACGGGCCTGCCCAAGGCCATCGTCCAGTCGCAGGGCGGCATCCTGCTGGAGCACTTCAAACAGCTCGGCCTGCACTGCGACCTCGGCCCCGAGGACCGGTTCTTCTGGTACACCTCCACGGGCTGGATGATGTGGAACTTCCTCGTCTCCGGTCTGCTGACGGGCACCACCGTGGTCCTGTACGACGGCAGTCCGGGCTACCCCGACACAGGGGCCCAGTGGCGTATCGCCGAACGCACCGGGGCCACCCTGTTCGGCACCTCCGCCGCATACGTCATGGCCTGCGCCAAGGCGGAGGTCCACCCGGCGCGCGACTTCGACCTCTCCCGTGTCAAGTGTGTCGCCACCACCGGCTCGCCGCTGCCGCCCGACGGCTTCCGCTGGCTGCACGACGAGGTCGCCGAGGACCTGTGGATCGCGTCCGTCAGCGGTGGCACCGACGTGTGCAGCTGCTTCGCCGGCGCCGTACCCACGCTCCCCGTGCACATCGGCGAGCTTCAGGCCGCCTGCCTCGGCACCGACCTGCAGTCCTGGGACCCGCACGGCAAACCGCTCATCGGCGAGGTGGGCGAACTGGTCGTCACCAACCCCATGCCGTCCATGCCCGTCCGGTTCTGGAACGACCCCGACGGCAGCCGCTACCGCGACAGCTATTTCGAGATGTTCCCCGGTGTCTGGCGGCACGGCGACTGGATCACGATCACCGACCACGGATCGGTCGTCATCCACGGCCGCTCCGACTCCACCCTCAACCGCCAGGGCGTACGGATGGGTTCGGCCGACATCTACGAGGCCGTGGAGCGGCTCCCCGAGATCCGTGAATCGCTCGTCATCGGTCTCGAGGAGCCGGACGGCGGCTACTGGATGCCGCTCTTCGTGCACCTCGCCGACGGTGCGACACTCGACGACGGCCTGCGCAGGCGCATCACGCAGACCATTCGCGAGAACCTGTCGCCCCGCCATGTCCCGGACGACATCATCGAGGTCCCAGGGGTCCCGCACACCCTCACCGGCAAGCGCATCGAGGTCCCGGTCAAGCGGCTGCTCCAGGGGACGGCGCTGGCCAAGGCCGTCAATCCCGGGTCCGTGGACAACCTCGAACTGCTGCGGTTCTACGAGGAGCTGGCGCGCTCCCGCAGCGGAGAGTAG
- a CDS encoding aminotransferase class I/II-fold pyridoxal phosphate-dependent enzyme, producing the protein MATQYAISGTTARTIAASVERGVAEGSLGPGGALPPVRALADGLGVSPGTVATAYRELRQRGIVVTRGRGGTVVAHAPAVGSRRPPRVPAGVRDLAGGHPDPAFLPVLTPPDRVAPVHGSHRGSPRLPALETLAREWFTRDGVPDGQVTFAHGALDCIARLLSTELKPGDAVAVEDPGFHHLLDLVPALGLRMVPVAVDDEGMRPDELGQALRAGARAVLCSPRGQSPRGGWFSARRREELLEVLGAYPEVLVVEDDHNADIAGVPLHSLTTAGLPRWAQVRTASKHLGIDLRWAALACDATTLARHDGRLLLTSGWVSHVLQETAARLLADPGTRDLVAAGQAAYTARRTALIEALGRHGIAAHGESGLNVWVPVRDESAVVNGLRTRGWWVAAGTRFRIESLPAVRITSAALEEADALLLASDFAAVLGESEATYGG; encoded by the coding sequence GTGGCAACACAATATGCGATCAGCGGTACGACCGCCAGGACGATTGCCGCCTCTGTCGAACGGGGCGTGGCCGAGGGCTCTCTGGGACCGGGGGGCGCGCTGCCCCCTGTGCGCGCACTCGCCGACGGTCTGGGGGTCAGTCCCGGCACCGTCGCCACCGCGTACAGGGAGCTGCGTCAGCGTGGGATCGTGGTGACGCGCGGGCGCGGTGGGACGGTCGTGGCGCACGCCCCGGCCGTCGGTTCACGCCGGCCGCCGCGGGTGCCCGCAGGGGTGCGGGATCTGGCGGGTGGACATCCGGATCCGGCGTTCCTGCCCGTACTGACGCCGCCGGACCGGGTCGCACCGGTCCACGGTTCACACCGCGGAAGCCCCCGGCTGCCCGCCCTGGAGACGCTGGCCCGGGAGTGGTTCACGCGGGACGGTGTGCCGGACGGGCAGGTGACCTTCGCTCACGGGGCGCTCGACTGCATCGCACGGCTGCTGTCCACCGAACTGAAGCCGGGTGACGCGGTCGCCGTCGAGGATCCCGGGTTCCACCATCTGCTGGATCTGGTTCCGGCACTGGGCCTGCGCATGGTTCCGGTGGCCGTGGACGACGAGGGCATGCGGCCCGACGAACTGGGGCAGGCCCTGCGCGCCGGGGCGCGTGCGGTGCTCTGCAGTCCGCGGGGACAGAGTCCGCGCGGGGGCTGGTTCTCGGCACGGCGGCGCGAGGAGCTGCTGGAGGTGCTCGGCGCGTACCCCGAGGTGCTGGTGGTCGAGGACGATCACAACGCGGACATCGCCGGCGTGCCGCTCCACTCGCTCACCACCGCCGGGCTGCCGCGCTGGGCCCAGGTGCGCACGGCGTCGAAGCACCTCGGCATCGATCTGCGCTGGGCAGCGCTGGCGTGCGACGCGACGACACTGGCGCGGCACGACGGGCGGCTGCTGCTGACGTCCGGGTGGGTCAGTCACGTACTGCAGGAGACTGCGGCCCGGCTGCTGGCCGATCCGGGGACGCGGGACCTCGTGGCTGCGGGCCAAGCGGCCTACACGGCACGGCGGACAGCCCTGATCGAAGCGCTCGGCCGGCACGGCATCGCGGCTCACGGCGAGAGCGGGCTGAATGTGTGGGTGCCGGTCCGGGACGAGTCGGCGGTGGTGAACGGACTGCGCACGCGCGGCTGGTGGGTCGCGGCCGGGACGCGGTTCCGGATCGAGAGCCTTCCGGCGGTACGGATCACCAGCGCTGCCCTCGAGGAGGCGGATGCACTCCTGCTGGCCTCGGACTTCGCCGCTGTGCTGGGCGAGTCCGAGGCCACGTACGGGGGTTGA
- a CDS encoding MFS transporter — protein sequence MSLQQRRAALGKRIPGGADGRRMLWTTLVDKTGTGLWATTGALYFTYVTGLTVTEVGILLAVSAGIGVAGAPVAGRIADRLPLTRLMSGMQLLRAAAGLALLTTDHYTLLLAFAAAGSFGDRATNVLTKLYAARIAGPDRVRYQAVNRTVSNVGFAIGGLAAAAALGVGTTLAYQALVVGNALASASAALLITRCGEAPAPSRLVTGSAEQAPATRPKSPWRDRTYLLFTASETVLFLDDAVFKVGLPLWIVHSTDAPDGLAPLLLVLNNLLVVALQIPLARYGATSQAARRLLVPLALAFAAGALALSLSAVGGAWTASVALTFAAVALTVAEMLHSVASWELSIALAPDEAQGAYLGAHALAVSAQRSAGPLVMSAVIAVGPAGWALFGAGLAATCLAQSRLVRDRLPSPAVSVPSTTVSHD from the coding sequence GTGAGTCTGCAGCAGCGCCGGGCCGCACTCGGCAAACGCATCCCCGGCGGAGCCGACGGCCGCCGGATGCTCTGGACCACCCTCGTCGACAAGACCGGCACCGGCCTCTGGGCCACCACCGGAGCGCTCTACTTCACCTACGTCACCGGTCTGACCGTCACCGAGGTCGGCATCCTGCTCGCCGTCTCCGCAGGAATCGGGGTCGCCGGTGCCCCCGTCGCCGGACGCATCGCCGACCGGCTGCCGCTCACACGCCTGATGTCCGGCATGCAACTGCTGCGCGCAGCAGCAGGCCTCGCCCTTCTCACGACCGACCACTACACGCTGCTGCTGGCGTTCGCCGCGGCCGGCAGCTTCGGTGACCGCGCGACGAACGTCCTCACCAAGCTCTACGCCGCCCGCATCGCCGGCCCCGACCGGGTTCGCTACCAAGCCGTGAACCGCACCGTCTCGAACGTCGGTTTCGCGATCGGAGGACTCGCCGCGGCAGCGGCTCTCGGCGTAGGCACCACGCTCGCTTATCAGGCACTCGTCGTCGGCAACGCGCTGGCCTCCGCCTCCGCCGCACTGCTGATCACCCGCTGCGGCGAGGCACCCGCCCCGTCCCGACTCGTCACCGGCTCCGCCGAGCAAGCCCCCGCCACCAGGCCCAAGAGCCCCTGGCGCGACCGCACCTATCTCCTCTTCACCGCGAGTGAGACCGTGCTCTTCCTGGACGACGCCGTCTTCAAGGTCGGCCTGCCTCTGTGGATCGTGCACTCCACCGACGCCCCGGACGGACTCGCCCCACTGCTGCTCGTCCTCAACAACCTGCTGGTGGTGGCCCTTCAGATCCCGCTCGCCCGCTACGGCGCCACCAGCCAGGCCGCCCGCAGGCTCCTCGTGCCGCTGGCCCTCGCCTTCGCCGCGGGCGCCCTCGCCCTGAGCCTGTCCGCCGTCGGCGGAGCATGGACGGCGAGCGTCGCACTCACCTTCGCCGCCGTCGCCCTCACCGTTGCCGAGATGCTGCACTCCGTCGCGTCCTGGGAACTGTCCATCGCCCTGGCACCCGACGAGGCGCAAGGCGCCTACCTGGGCGCCCATGCCCTCGCCGTATCCGCCCAGCGCAGCGCCGGCCCCCTGGTCATGAGCGCGGTGATCGCCGTCGGCCCGGCAGGCTGGGCCCTGTTCGGCGCCGGCCTCGCCGCCACCTGCCTCGCCCAGAGCCGGCTCGTGCGCGACCGGCTGCCCAGCCCCGCAGTGTCAGTGCCCTCGACTACGGTGAGTCACGACTGA